The Clostridia bacterium genome contains a region encoding:
- a CDS encoding cysteine-rich small domain-containing protein, with translation MKKNSSQFFCNRDCEYFPCHKTSREGEFNCLFCFCPLYRLDCGGNYTLIDGKIKDCSACLLPHYNYDYIIAKLVEENKLELK, from the coding sequence ATGAAAAAAAATAGTAGTCAATTCTTTTGTAACCGAGATTGCGAATATTTTCCTTGCCATAAGACGAGCAGAGAGGGCGAATTTAACTGCTTGTTCTGTTTTTGTCCGCTATATAGACTAGATTGCGGTGGCAATTACACCTTAATTGACGGCAAAATTAAAGATTGTTCGGCTTGCCTACTTCCTCATTATAATTACGACTACATTATCGCAAAGCTTGTGGAAGAAAATAAGTTAGAACTTAAATAG